The following proteins are encoded in a genomic region of Enterocloster clostridioformis:
- a CDS encoding sugar phosphate isomerase/epimerase family protein: MEDSIHKYFQVGTIQWMSYPQGNPMESLKAICKDDFFDAIGLKGYGDKNEEAKRLLEQSHLKVCYGAQPRLLGGKLNPNDLDEEGRKKAEATLIEAVDEAEYLGAKGIAFLAGKWQPETKEQAYMQLLKTTRAVCDYAAEKGMMVELEVFDYDMDKAALIGPAPYAAEFAADMRTTHSNFGLLVDLSHFPTTYETSRFVIRTLRPYITHFHFGNAVVVKGCDGYGDLHPRFGYPNSANDTPQLLDYLKVMKEEGFFDAENPYVLSMEVTLHPGEDEDIVLANTKRVLNRAWALLEDNA; this comes from the coding sequence ATGGAAGATTCAATTCACAAATATTTTCAGGTAGGAACCATTCAATGGATGAGCTATCCCCAGGGAAATCCCATGGAATCATTGAAGGCTATTTGCAAAGATGATTTCTTTGATGCTATTGGGTTAAAAGGCTACGGCGATAAGAATGAGGAGGCGAAAAGGCTTCTGGAACAGAGCCATCTGAAGGTTTGCTACGGCGCACAGCCACGTCTTCTGGGCGGAAAGTTAAACCCCAACGACCTTGACGAGGAAGGGCGCAAGAAGGCGGAAGCAACACTGATCGAAGCAGTTGATGAGGCTGAATACCTGGGTGCAAAGGGAATTGCATTTCTGGCAGGTAAATGGCAGCCGGAGACAAAGGAGCAGGCTTATATGCAGCTTTTAAAGACAACACGGGCCGTATGCGATTATGCCGCAGAAAAGGGCATGATGGTGGAGCTGGAGGTGTTTGATTACGATATGGATAAGGCTGCACTCATCGGCCCGGCGCCCTATGCAGCGGAGTTCGCCGCTGATATGCGCACCACCCACAGCAACTTTGGACTTCTGGTGGATTTAAGCCATTTCCCAACCACCTATGAAACAAGCCGGTTCGTAATACGCACACTGAGGCCATATATCACCCATTTCCACTTTGGAAATGCAGTTGTCGTAAAAGGCTGCGATGGCTACGGTGACCTCCATCCAAGATTCGGATATCCCAACAGCGCCAATGACACACCGCAGTTGCTGGATTATCTCAAAGTCATGAAAGAGGAAGGCTTCTTTGATGCAGAGAACCCTTATGTACTGTCTATGGAAGTGACATTGCATCCAGGTGAGGATGAGGATATTGTCCTGGCCAATACCAAGAGGGTGCTGAACCGGGCATGGGCTCTGCTGGAGGATAACGCATGA
- a CDS encoding iron-containing alcohol dehydrogenase, translating into MNNFEFYNPTKVIFGKGTEEEVGKEIQDRGFKKVLIHFGGTYLYENGTLDRVHKSLSDCGIGYVDLGGVVPNPRLGLVKEGIQLCRKEGIDFILAIGGGSPIDSAKGIAYGLANDFDVEDLLMGRVTTNRIAPLGCISTIAATGSETSNSMVITIEEGMLKRSYNHDCARPLFAIMNPELTYTLPPYQTASGATDIMMHTMERYFTNTEHVELIDRMAEGLLVSVREAALLAMKEPDNYNARADLMWAGSLSHNGLTGTGRVSDFASHKIEHEMGGMFDVAHGAGLCAIWGSWARYVYKVNPARFAQFAVNVFDVPMDFHDLEGTALKGIEAWEDWCRRLGMPTSMTELGIQPTEGQIEEMAEKCVATGGGHVGFFKTLYKDDVINIYHMAE; encoded by the coding sequence ATGAATAATTTTGAATTTTACAATCCTACAAAAGTGATTTTCGGCAAAGGAACCGAAGAAGAGGTTGGAAAAGAGATTCAGGACAGAGGCTTTAAAAAAGTTTTGATTCACTTCGGCGGTACATACCTGTATGAAAACGGTACTCTAGACCGGGTCCATAAGAGCCTGTCTGACTGTGGTATCGGATATGTGGATTTGGGCGGCGTGGTACCTAATCCCAGACTTGGCCTGGTCAAAGAAGGTATACAGCTCTGCAGAAAGGAAGGCATCGATTTTATTTTAGCTATCGGCGGCGGAAGTCCCATTGACTCCGCCAAGGGAATTGCATACGGACTTGCTAATGATTTTGATGTAGAAGATCTTCTCATGGGCCGCGTTACCACCAACAGAATTGCTCCCCTTGGATGTATTTCCACCATTGCGGCCACAGGTTCTGAAACAAGCAACTCCATGGTTATCACCATTGAGGAGGGAATGCTTAAACGTTCCTACAACCACGACTGTGCCCGTCCTCTCTTTGCCATTATGAATCCGGAACTGACCTACACACTGCCGCCGTATCAGACGGCCAGCGGTGCCACCGATATCATGATGCACACCATGGAACGCTACTTTACTAATACGGAACATGTAGAGCTTATTGACCGCATGGCAGAAGGCCTGCTGGTTTCTGTCCGTGAGGCAGCTCTTCTGGCCATGAAGGAACCTGATAATTATAATGCCCGGGCTGATCTCATGTGGGCCGGAAGCCTGTCCCACAACGGTCTCACAGGCACTGGCCGAGTATCTGACTTTGCCTCTCACAAGATTGAACATGAGATGGGCGGCATGTTTGACGTTGCCCACGGAGCCGGGCTTTGCGCTATTTGGGGGAGCTGGGCAAGGTATGTTTATAAAGTAAATCCGGCCCGTTTCGCCCAGTTTGCTGTCAATGTGTTTGATGTTCCCATGGACTTTCACGATTTAGAGGGAACCGCTTTAAAGGGAATTGAGGCATGGGAAGATTGGTGCCGCAGACTGGGCATGCCTACATCCATGACCGAGCTGGGAATTCAGCCAACCGAAGGCCAGATTGAGGAAATGGCAGAGAAATGCGTTGCCACAGGAGGAGGACATGTAGGGTTCTTTAAAACACTCTATAAGGACGATGTCATAAACATTTATCATATGGCTGAATAG
- a CDS encoding D-2-hydroxyacid dehydrogenase: protein MKIVVLDGYTENPGELNWEKLEKLGELTVYDRTSVTDENEIISRIGDAEVVITNKTPITKNIMDACPGIKYIAMLATGYNVVDYVYAREKGIPLSNVPSYGTASVGQFAIAMLLELCHHVAHHSQTVHEGKWEHCQDWCYWDYPLIELDGRTMGIIGFGRIGQQTGKIAKAMGMNILAYDKYPNESGKEMAKYVDLDTLYAKSDVIALHCPLFPETQGIINKEAIAKMKDGVIILNNSRGPLVVEKDLADALNSGKVSGAGLDVVSAEPIKGDNPLLKAKNCIITPHISWAPKESRKRIMDHTVENVKAYIAGSPIHVVN, encoded by the coding sequence ATGAAGATAGTAGTTCTGGATGGTTATACGGAGAATCCCGGGGAACTAAACTGGGAAAAATTGGAAAAATTAGGTGAGCTTACGGTTTATGACAGGACCAGCGTAACGGACGAAAATGAGATTATTTCCCGTATCGGAGATGCTGAGGTGGTCATCACCAACAAGACACCGATCACAAAGAATATCATGGATGCATGCCCAGGAATAAAATACATCGCCATGCTGGCCACCGGCTACAATGTGGTGGATTATGTATATGCAAGGGAAAAAGGGATCCCCCTTTCCAATGTGCCTTCTTACGGAACTGCTTCCGTGGGTCAGTTTGCAATCGCCATGCTGCTGGAGCTGTGCCACCATGTGGCCCATCACAGCCAGACGGTACATGAAGGCAAATGGGAACACTGCCAGGACTGGTGCTATTGGGATTACCCCCTGATAGAGCTGGACGGCAGGACCATGGGTATCATAGGTTTCGGACGAATCGGACAGCAGACGGGAAAGATCGCCAAAGCCATGGGTATGAATATCCTGGCCTATGACAAATACCCCAATGAATCCGGAAAAGAGATGGCCAAATATGTGGATCTGGATACGCTGTACGCGAAATCGGATGTCATTGCCCTTCATTGCCCGCTGTTCCCCGAAACACAGGGGATCATCAACAAGGAAGCCATTGCAAAAATGAAGGACGGGGTAATAATCCTTAACAATTCCCGGGGTCCTCTGGTTGTGGAGAAGGATTTGGCAGACGCACTGAATTCCGGCAAGGTTTCCGGTGCAGGTCTGGATGTGGTATCCGCAGAACCGATTAAGGGAGACAATCCGCTTCTGAAGGCAAAGAACTGCATCATTACGCCTCATATTTCCTGGGCCCCAAAGGAGAGCAGGAAGAGGATTATGGACCATACGGTAGAGAACGTGAAAGCATATATTGCTGGCTCTCCTATCCATGTGGTAAACTGA
- a CDS encoding PTS fructose transporter subunit IIC, whose protein sequence is MAEIKRKTNTKKSQGMFIKDSIMTGISYMIPVIVGGGVLQAIAKMMGGYDIGSHMQEIDTLAKVIMLIGQSLMNFTVPAIAAFIAYAMADKPGIAPGLAMGALANSINTGFVGGVVGGLLVGYIVIAFKKLKVPKALSGIMPIMIIPTFATLISGLLMYYVFGVPIKAFMGALTGMLLSLSTGSKFVMGAVIGAMICFDHGGPINKTAALFVNGLNADGFLIPTSAKMCAGMTAPLGIALATVLGGKKKFSPGEREQAKSLAILSCCYVQEGVIPFLMKDPVRVAISCMTGGAITGGLCMVTALESPAVHGGAFVIAMTSNPLLFIGLWTLGACVTGVLYAILRKPLPEGYVDEDMDSPLL, encoded by the coding sequence ATGGCAGAGATAAAAAGAAAAACAAACACAAAGAAAAGTCAGGGAATGTTTATTAAGGATTCTATTATGACAGGTATTTCTTATATGATTCCTGTTATTGTAGGCGGGGGTGTTCTCCAGGCAATCGCCAAGATGATGGGTGGTTACGATATCGGAAGCCATATGCAGGAGATTGATACCCTTGCCAAGGTTATTATGTTGATTGGTCAGTCACTGATGAACTTTACGGTCCCGGCTATCGCGGCATTCATTGCATATGCAATGGCTGATAAGCCAGGTATAGCACCAGGTCTTGCAATGGGCGCTCTTGCCAACTCTATTAACACCGGTTTCGTAGGGGGTGTTGTAGGCGGATTGCTGGTGGGATATATTGTTATCGCATTTAAAAAACTAAAAGTGCCAAAGGCATTATCCGGTATCATGCCGATTATGATTATACCTACATTTGCAACCTTGATTTCAGGCCTTTTGATGTATTATGTATTTGGTGTGCCGATTAAGGCATTTATGGGAGCGCTTACCGGAATGCTTTTATCTTTAAGCACAGGTTCAAAGTTTGTAATGGGCGCAGTGATTGGCGCAATGATCTGTTTTGATCATGGCGGTCCCATCAACAAGACAGCCGCTCTGTTTGTAAACGGACTCAACGCAGATGGTTTCCTGATTCCTACCTCAGCTAAAATGTGTGCAGGTATGACGGCGCCCTTGGGTATTGCTCTTGCAACGGTTCTGGGCGGTAAGAAGAAATTCAGTCCAGGTGAGCGTGAGCAGGCGAAATCATTGGCAATCCTGTCCTGCTGTTATGTACAGGAAGGTGTTATCCCGTTCCTGATGAAAGATCCGGTACGAGTGGCTATCTCCTGCATGACAGGTGGCGCCATCACCGGCGGTCTGTGTATGGTGACGGCACTGGAATCCCCGGCTGTTCACGGCGGTGCTTTTGTTATCGCCATGACTTCTAATCCTCTTTTGTTTATCGGACTGTGGACTCTGGGAGCCTGTGTTACCGGCGTTCTGTATGCGATTCTCAGAAAGCCGCTGCCGGAAGGATATGTGGACGAGGATATGGATAGTCCGCTGCTGTAA
- a CDS encoding PTS fructose transporter subunit IIB, with protein sequence MYIVCVTSCPVGIAHTYMAAANLEKAVKAKGHEVKVETQGAQGVENEITAEDIGRADGCIIASDVRIKNSGRFEPVPTLTVGVSEAVKDAKAIVEELLEAIS encoded by the coding sequence ATGTATATTGTATGCGTAACAAGCTGTCCGGTAGGAATTGCCCATACTTATATGGCTGCTGCTAACCTTGAAAAAGCAGTTAAGGCAAAGGGGCACGAAGTGAAGGTTGAGACTCAGGGAGCCCAGGGCGTGGAAAACGAGATTACCGCGGAGGATATAGGACGTGCGGATGGATGCATCATTGCAAGTGATGTCCGTATTAAAAATTCCGGAAGATTCGAACCTGTACCCACACTGACGGTAGGTGTAAGCGAAGCGGTTAAAGATGCAAAAGCAATAGTAGAAGAATTACTGGAGGCGATTTCATAA